In Balaenoptera ricei isolate mBalRic1 chromosome 7, mBalRic1.hap2, whole genome shotgun sequence, a single window of DNA contains:
- the STK36 gene encoding serine/threonine-protein kinase 36 isoform X4, whose translation MRNFLQGLLTKDPRQRLSWPDLLHHPFIAGRVTILTESAGPDLGTPFTSRLPPELQVLKDQQAHRLAPKGNRSRILRQACKRMAEEAKQKKHQNTGPALEQEDRTSKVASGTASLPRLKATPQEPSLLTGVLGSEMKSSWAEWRAGEAPPAPWENWITQDCERAFPELRPEVVGQQSLDAVDLENEEPDNDDDEWQHLLETTEPVPVQLKAPLALLCNPDFCQRIQSQLHEAGGQILKGVLEGASRILPVLRVLSSLLSSCGDSVPLYSFCREAGLPRLPLSLLRHSQESSSLQQQCWYGTFLRDLMAVIQAYFACTFNLERSQTGDSLQVFQEAANLFLELLGKLLAQPDDSEQTLRRDSLMCFTVLCEAMDGNSWTISRAFYSSLMTTQRAVLDGLLHGLTVPQLPFHSPPGAPEVSQPLREQSEDLPGAMSSALAALCTAPVGLPSCWEAKEQISRHLANQLTEDSNQLRSSLISGLQHPILCLHLLKVLYACCHVSEPLCRLLGQEPLALESLWKLVQGKVKVVDWEESAEVTLYLLSLLVLHLQDLPSGMEKLGSEVATVFTHSHVVPLVSAAACLLGQLGQQGVTFDLQPVEWIAAATHALSAPAEVRLTPPGGCGFYDGLLILLLQLLTQQGKGNPIRVVASSEMWTILWHRFSMVLRLPEEASVQEEEQSLSSPQSPEPDWTLISPQGMAALLSLAMATFTQEPQLCLSHLSQRGSILMSTLKHLLSPSFLHQLTQALQGPEFLPVVVLSVCQLLCFPFALDVDADLLEGVLADLTDSEVTAHLLQVCRHHLPLTQAELPISLLTRLALSEPLSLNQFVSTVAASPTTTISFLSAALLGDQPLLTSDLLSLLAHTARVLSPSHLSFIQELLAGPDESYRTLRSLLGHPENSVRARTYGLLGHLLQHSGALRGALQSQLGLLNLLLLGLGDQDPAVRRAASFAVGNAAYQAGPLGPALAAAVPGMTQLLGDPQAGIRRNAASALGNLGPEGLGDELLQCQVPQRLLEVACGDPQPNVKEAALVALRSLRQEPCIHQVLVSLGASEKLALLSLGNQLLPHSSARPASAKHCRKLIHLLRPTHNT comes from the exons ATGCGT AACTTCCTTCAGGGACTGCTCACCAAGGACCCCCGGCAGCGTCTGTCCTGGCCAGACCTCTTACATCACCCCTTTATTGCTGGTCGTGTCACCA TACTAACTGAGTCAGCAGGCCCAGATTTGGGTACCCCATTCACCAGTCGCTTACCCCCAGAACTTCAGGTCCTAAAGGACCAACAGGCGCATCGTCTGGCCCCCAAGGGCAATCGATCTCGCATCTTGCGGCAAGCCTGTAAGCGCATGGCTGAGGAGGCCAAGCAGAAG AAACACCAGAACACAGGACCTGCCCTCGAGCAAGAGGACAGGACCAGCAAGGTGGCTTCTGGCACAGCCTCTCTGCCCAGACTAAAGGCCACTCCTCAGGAACCAAGCCTCTTGACTGGGGTCTTAGGCTCAGAAATGAAGAGCAGCTGGGCTGAGTGGAGGGCTGGAGAAGCTCCCCCTGCACCTTG GGAAAACTGGATCACCCAGGATTGTGAGCGAGCATTCCCAGAGCTGAGGCCAGAGGTGGTGGGCCAGCAGAGCCTTGATGCAGTGGACCTAGAAAATGAG GAGCCAGACAACGATGATGATGAGTGGCAGCACCTGCTAGAgaccactgagcctgtgcccgTCCAACTGAAGGCCCCTCTCGCCCTGCTGTGCAATCCCGACTTCTGCCAGCGCATCCAGAGTCAGCTGCATGAGGCTGGAGGGCAG ATcctgaaaggcgtgctggagggCGCTTCCCGTATCCTTCCTGTGCTCCGGGTCCTGAGCAGTCTTCTCTCCAGCTGCGGTGACTCTGTTCCCTTGTATTCCTTCTGCCGTGAGGCAGGGCTCCCCCGGCTGCCGCTCAGCCTCCTCCGACACAGCCAGGAGAGCAGCAGTCTCCAGCAG CAATGTTGGTATGGGACCTTCTTACGGGACCTGATGGCTGTGATTCAGGCCTACTTTGCCTGCACCTTCAATCTGGAGAGGAGCCAGACAGGTGACAG CCTACAGGTATTTCAGGAGGCTGCCAACCTCTTTCTGGAGCTCTTGGGGAAACTACTGGCCCAACCAGATGACTCTGAGCAGACTTTGCGGAGGGACAGCCTTATG TGCTTTACTGTTCTGTGTGAAGCCATGGATGGGAACAGCTGGACCATCTCCAGAGCTTTCTACTCCAGCCTGATGACCACACAGCGGGCTGTGTTGGACGGGCTCCTTCATGGCTTGACAGTTCCACAGCTCCCTTTCCACAGCCCCCCAG GAGCCCCCGAGGTGAGCCAGCCGCTTCGGGAGCAGAGTGAGGATCTGCCTGGAGCCATGTCCTCGGCACTGGCAGCCTTGTGCACTGCTCCTGTGGGGCTGCCTAGCTGCTGGGAAGCCAAGGAGCAG ATCTCTCGGCATTTGGCAAACCAGCTCACTGAAGACAGCAACCAACTGAGGTCATCCCTCATCTCTGGCCTGCAGCATCCCATCCTGTGCCTACACCTTCTCAAG GTTCTCTACGCCTGCTGCCACGTCAGTGAGCCCCTGTGCCGTCTTCTAGGGCAAGAGCCCCTGGCCTTGGAGTCACTGTGGAAGTTGGTCCAGGGCAAG GTAAAGGTAGTGGATTGGGAAGAGTCTGCTGAAGTGACACTGTACCTCCTCTCCCTTCTTGTCCTTCACCTCCAAGATCTGCCTTCTGG AATGGAGAAGCTAGGCAGTGAGGTTGCTACTGTCTTTACCCATTCACACGTCGTCCCTCTTGTG AGCgcggcagcctgtctgctgggaCAGCTTGGTCAGCAAGGGGTGACTTTTGACCTCCAGCCTGTGGAGTGGATTGCAGCTGCCACACATGCCCTGTCTGCCCCTGCGGAG GTCCGGCTGACTCCACCGGGTGGCTGTGGATTCTATGATGGCCTCCTCATCCTTCTGCTGCAGCTGCTCACCCAG CAGGGGAAGGGTAATCCGATAAGGGTCGTGGCTAGCTCAGAAATGTGGACCATTCTGTGGCACCGCTTCTCCATGGTGCTGAGGCTCCCCGAGGAGGCATCTGTACAGGAAGAGGAGCAGTCACTGTCCAGTCCacaaagcccagaaccagacTGGACGCTGATCTCACCCCAAG GCATGGCAGCCCTGCTGAGCCTGGCCATGGCCACCTTTACCCAGGAACCCCAGTTATGCCTGAGCCACCTGTCTCAGCGTGGAAGTATCCTCATGTCCACCCTGAAGCATCTGCTTTCGCCCAGCTTCCTGCATCAACTGACCCAGGC GCTTCAAGGGCCTGAGTTTCTCCCCGTCGTGGTGCTCTCTGTCTGCCAGCTCCTCTGCTTCCCCTTCGCCCTGGATGTGGACGCTGACCTCCTTGAAGGTGTCTTGGCTGACCTCACGGACTCAGAAGTCACAGCCCACCTGCTGCAG gTCTGCCGCCACCATCTTCCACTGACACAAGCCGAGCTGCCCATCAGTCTGCTCACACGCCTGGCCCTCTCGGAGCCCCTCTCTCTCAATCAGTTTGTGAGCACAGTAGCCGCCTCCCCTACAACCACCATCTCattcctctcagctgccctcctgGGCGACCAGCCGCTGCTGACCTCTgaccttctctccctcctggcCCACACCGCCCGGGTACTGTCTCCCAGCCATTTGTCCTTTATCCAAGAACTCCTGGCTGGCCCCGATGAATCCTATCGGACCCTGCGCAGCCTCCTGGGCCACCCAGAGAATTCTGTGCGGGCCCGTACTTACGGGCTCCTGGGACACTTGCTCCAGCACAGCGGAGCCCTGCGCGGGGCCCTGCAGAGCCAGCTAGGACTGCTCAACCTTTTGCTGCTGGGGCTTGGAGACCAGGACCCTGCTGTGCGGCGCGCTGCCAGCTTTGCTGTGGGCAATGCAGCCTACCAAGCTGGTCCCCTGGGGCCTGCCCTGGCAGCCGCGGTGCCCGGTATGACCCAGCTGCTTGGAGATCCTCAGGCTGGTATCCGGCGCAATGCCGCATCAGCTCTGGGCAACTTGGGGCCTGAGGGTTTGGGGGACGAGCTGTTACAGTGCCAAGTGCCCCAGCGGCTCCTAGAGGTGGCGTGTGGAGACCCCCAGCCAAATGTGAAGGAGGCTGCCCTCGTTGCCCTCCGGAGCCTCCGACAGGAGCCCTGCATCCATCAG GTGCTGGTGTCCCTGGGTGCCAGTGAGAAATTAGCCTTGCTCTCTCTGGGGAATCAGTTACTGCCACATAGCAGTGCCAGGCCGGCCTCTGCCAAACACTGCAGGAAACTCATTCACCTCTTGAGGCCAACCCACAATACATGA